A region of Streptomyces sp. R44 DNA encodes the following proteins:
- a CDS encoding PLD nuclease N-terminal domain-containing protein has translation MLRALMYILPLALTIYAFIDCLNTPEDEAKHLPKVVWVIIILLFWIVGPIVWFAAGKMRRAPAGGRTPSEWHRNHRQEWVAPDDNPEFLKSLREENKKDESLLKDWEADLRRREEELKRREQGEDKGES, from the coding sequence ATGCTCAGGGCACTGATGTACATCCTGCCGCTGGCGCTGACGATCTACGCGTTCATCGACTGCCTGAACACCCCCGAGGACGAGGCCAAGCACCTGCCGAAGGTGGTCTGGGTCATCATCATCCTGCTGTTCTGGATCGTGGGCCCGATCGTCTGGTTCGCCGCGGGCAAGATGCGCCGCGCGCCCGCCGGAGGCCGTACGCCCTCCGAGTGGCACAGGAACCACCGCCAAGAGTGGGTCGCCCCGGACGACAACCCGGAGTTCCTGAAGTCCCTCCGCGAGGAGAACAAGAAGGACGAGTCGCTCCTCAAGGACTGGGAGGCGGACCTGCGCCGCCGCGAGGAGGAGCTGAAGCGGCGCGAGCAGGGCGAGGACAAGGGCGAGAGCTGA
- a CDS encoding LysR family transcriptional regulator, which yields MELRLLATFEKVADVLSFTRAAAELGYAQSSVTAQIRSLESSLGVELFERLGSRIRLTEAGERLLPYARRMADLAEEARTAVAVTEEPAGPIAVGTMESLTSYRLPALLEYFHHRYPKVRLTLRPTLGDETRQALRQGTYDVGFLMEPETEHEGLESEVLAPEPLVLVAAPNHPLVGRTGLTSADLADARLVGTEPGCPYRDLFEAELREWAPPFMEFGTIEATKRGVAAGLGVALLPRVTVEEELAGGTLVPLSWEAPFTLFTQLAWRRGKRLPAHVRLFVEQARRLVSEQRG from the coding sequence ATGGAGCTACGGCTCCTGGCGACCTTCGAGAAGGTGGCCGACGTCCTCTCCTTCACCCGGGCGGCGGCGGAACTGGGCTACGCCCAGTCGAGCGTCACGGCCCAGATCAGGTCGCTGGAGTCCTCCCTCGGGGTGGAACTCTTCGAACGCCTGGGATCCAGGATCCGCCTGACGGAGGCCGGGGAACGTCTCCTTCCGTACGCCCGCCGGATGGCGGACCTGGCGGAGGAGGCGCGTACGGCGGTGGCGGTCACGGAGGAGCCCGCGGGCCCGATCGCGGTCGGCACGATGGAGTCCCTCACCTCGTACCGGCTGCCGGCGCTCCTGGAGTACTTCCACCACCGCTACCCGAAGGTGCGGCTGACGCTGCGCCCCACGCTCGGCGACGAGACCCGGCAGGCGCTGCGGCAGGGCACGTACGACGTGGGCTTCCTGATGGAGCCGGAGACGGAACACGAGGGCCTGGAGTCGGAGGTCCTCGCGCCGGAGCCGCTGGTCCTGGTGGCGGCCCCGAACCATCCCCTGGTCGGGCGTACGGGTCTGACGAGCGCGGACCTGGCCGACGCCCGGCTCGTGGGCACCGAGCCGGGCTGCCCGTACCGCGACCTGTTCGAGGCGGAGCTGCGGGAGTGGGCGCCGCCGTTCATGGAGTTCGGCACGATCGAGGCGACGAAGCGGGGCGTGGCGGCGGGCCTGGGGGTGGCGCTGCTGCCGAGGGTGACGGTCGAGGAGGAACTGGCGGGCGGGACCCTGGTGCCGCTGTCCTGGGAGGCCCCGTTCACCCTGTTCACGCAGCTCGCGTGGCGGCGGGGGAAGCGGCTTCCGGCGCATGTGCGGCTGTTCGTGGAGCAGGCGCGGCGGCTGGTGTCCGAGCAGCGAGGGTGA
- a CDS encoding DMT family transporter, which yields MRNETRGTLELTLAMVLSGTLGVFVVESGASPFEVVFFRCLFGAVALGAYSLVRGFFTGHGFTARKLGLAALGGVFIVFNWVFLFEAYAATSISLATVVYHTQPFFLVLLGAVLLKERISRSKLGWLALAFGGLVLVSGVRPGDTGSLAGLGFALAAAVLYALATFVTKRVTGVRPHLIALVQVLVGMPLLLPFVRFGGVSGGGWGWLVGLGFIHTGLMYVLMYAAYAKLPTSKIAVLAFTYPAVAMGVDWAVYGHHIGLVQALGVPLIVLASLKVTLAARTPAAAPAPRTAAHAPEAASPAATRAA from the coding sequence ATGAGAAACGAGACCAGGGGAACCCTTGAACTGACCCTCGCCATGGTGCTCTCCGGCACCCTCGGCGTCTTCGTCGTCGAGTCCGGGGCCTCGCCCTTCGAGGTGGTGTTCTTCCGCTGCCTCTTCGGGGCCGTCGCCCTCGGCGCCTACAGCCTCGTCCGGGGCTTCTTCACCGGGCACGGCTTCACCGCGAGGAAGCTGGGCCTGGCGGCGCTCGGCGGAGTGTTCATCGTCTTCAACTGGGTTTTCCTCTTCGAGGCGTACGCGGCCACCTCCATCTCCCTCGCCACCGTCGTCTACCACACCCAGCCGTTCTTCCTCGTGCTCCTCGGGGCCGTCCTCCTGAAGGAGCGGATCTCCCGGTCCAAGCTCGGGTGGCTCGCCCTCGCCTTCGGCGGGCTCGTGCTCGTGTCCGGCGTGCGGCCCGGCGACACCGGCTCCCTCGCCGGGCTCGGGTTCGCCCTCGCCGCCGCCGTCCTCTACGCCCTCGCCACCTTCGTCACCAAGCGCGTCACCGGCGTACGGCCCCACCTCATCGCCCTCGTCCAGGTGCTCGTCGGGATGCCGTTGCTGCTGCCCTTCGTCCGCTTCGGAGGCGTCAGCGGGGGCGGGTGGGGGTGGCTCGTCGGGCTCGGGTTCATCCACACCGGGCTCATGTACGTGCTGATGTACGCCGCCTACGCCAAGCTGCCCACCAGCAAGATCGCCGTCCTCGCCTTCACCTACCCCGCCGTCGCCATGGGCGTCGACTGGGCGGTGTACGGGCATCACATCGGGCTCGTCCAGGCGCTCGGCGTCCCGCTGATCGTGCTCGCCAGCCTCAAGGTCACCCTCGCTGCTCGGACACCAGCCGCCGCGCCTGCTCCACGAACAGCCGCACATGCGCCGGAAGCCGCTTCCCCCGCCGCCACGCGAGCTGCGTGA
- a CDS encoding flavodoxin family protein yields the protein MTPEAARGTNRSFLFVLGSSRADGNSEALAREAAAHLPADIPQRWVDLNRLSLPDFQDGRHEAAGRQTDEVEEELRRATVEATDLVIVSPLYWYSLSAQTKRYLDYWSGWLNVPGSDFKERMAGGTLWGVTAMAHDEHEVADGLVTTLNHSAAYLRMHFGGVLKGSASRPGQIQEDEQALIRAKTFFHQQTPLARFPYEEESDAVA from the coding sequence ATGACCCCCGAAGCCGCACGTGGCACGAACCGCTCGTTCCTCTTCGTCCTCGGCAGCTCCCGCGCCGACGGCAACTCCGAGGCACTGGCCCGCGAGGCCGCCGCGCACCTGCCCGCCGACATTCCGCAGCGCTGGGTGGACCTGAACCGCCTCTCCCTCCCCGACTTCCAGGACGGCCGCCACGAGGCCGCCGGCCGGCAGACCGACGAGGTGGAGGAGGAGCTGCGGCGGGCCACGGTGGAGGCCACCGACCTCGTGATCGTCTCGCCGCTCTACTGGTACAGCCTCTCGGCCCAGACCAAGCGGTACCTGGACTACTGGTCGGGCTGGCTCAACGTGCCGGGCTCGGACTTCAAGGAGCGCATGGCGGGCGGCACGCTCTGGGGCGTGACGGCGATGGCGCACGACGAGCACGAGGTCGCGGACGGCCTGGTGACGACCCTCAACCACTCGGCGGCCTACCTGCGGATGCACTTCGGCGGAGTCCTGAAGGGAAGCGCCTCCCGCCCCGGCCAGATACAGGAGGACGAGCAGGCCCTGATCCGCGCGAAGACCTTCTTCCACCAGCAGACCCCTCTCGCCCGCTTCCCCTACGAGGAGGAGTCCGACGCGGTCGCGTGA
- a CDS encoding nucleoside deaminase — translation MDLELARRWLGVAVGEARAGGSEGGIPIGAALYGPDGVLLGRGRNRRVQDGDPSMHAETAAFRDAGRQRSYRGTTMVTTLSPCWYCSGLVRQFGISRVVVGEAETFHGGHEWLAEHGVEVVVLGDPGCVELMRTFIEKNPALWNEDIGDE, via the coding sequence ATGGATCTGGAACTGGCGCGGCGGTGGCTCGGGGTCGCGGTCGGCGAGGCGCGGGCCGGGGGCTCCGAGGGCGGGATCCCCATCGGGGCCGCCCTCTACGGGCCCGACGGGGTGCTGCTCGGGCGCGGGCGCAACCGGCGGGTGCAGGACGGGGACCCGTCCATGCACGCCGAGACCGCCGCCTTCCGGGACGCCGGCCGGCAGCGCTCGTACCGGGGGACGACGATGGTCACGACCCTCTCGCCCTGCTGGTACTGCTCCGGGCTCGTGCGCCAGTTCGGGATCTCCCGGGTGGTGGTCGGGGAGGCCGAGACCTTCCACGGCGGGCACGAGTGGCTCGCGGAGCACGGGGTCGAGGTCGTCGTGCTCGGTGATCCCGGGTGCGTCGAGCTGATGCGTACCTTCATCGAGAAGAACCCGGCGCTGTGGAACGAGGACATCGGGGATGAGTGA
- a CDS encoding isopenicillin N synthase family dioxygenase produces the protein MSEADLPVIDLGRDPAPQLPAVDRALREAGFLLVTGHGVDVGLRAEIRDVARRFFRLPAAVKEPYAVRVGGRGWLGPGAEANGYAEGTATPPDLKESLSFAADEPTGDPAVDAEWFLPNTWPAEVPELRPLVETYLVAMKSLSDRVLDLLGVALGEERDFFTRHTGHPTFGFNVNWYPGRERTGDPEPGQFRIGPHTDFGTVTVLDREAGKGGLQVFTDRAGWQDAPFDPAAFTVNIGDLMAGWTGGRWRSGRHRVLPPPADAPSEELMSLVYFYECTPGTTIHGIESHAYLRAQLDAIAAD, from the coding sequence ATGAGTGAAGCCGACCTTCCTGTCATCGACCTCGGCCGCGACCCGGCCCCGCAGCTGCCCGCCGTCGACCGTGCCCTGCGCGAGGCCGGGTTCCTGCTCGTCACCGGGCACGGTGTGGATGTCGGGCTGCGGGCGGAGATCCGGGACGTCGCCCGGCGGTTCTTCCGTCTTCCCGCCGCCGTCAAGGAGCCGTACGCCGTGCGGGTCGGCGGGCGGGGGTGGCTCGGACCGGGGGCGGAGGCCAACGGGTACGCGGAGGGTACGGCGACCCCGCCCGATCTGAAGGAGTCGCTCTCCTTCGCGGCCGACGAGCCGACCGGGGACCCCGCCGTGGACGCGGAGTGGTTCCTGCCCAATACGTGGCCCGCCGAGGTGCCCGAGCTCAGACCGCTCGTCGAGACCTACCTGGTCGCCATGAAGTCGCTCTCCGACCGGGTGCTCGATCTGCTCGGTGTCGCGCTCGGCGAGGAGCGGGACTTCTTCACCCGGCACACCGGACATCCCACCTTCGGTTTCAACGTGAACTGGTATCCGGGGCGGGAGCGGACCGGCGATCCGGAGCCCGGGCAGTTCCGTATCGGACCGCACACGGACTTCGGCACGGTCACCGTCCTCGACCGGGAGGCGGGGAAGGGGGGACTGCAGGTGTTCACCGACCGTGCCGGGTGGCAGGACGCTCCGTTCGACCCGGCCGCGTTCACCGTCAACATCGGCGATCTGATGGCGGGATGGACCGGTGGGCGGTGGCGGTCCGGTCGGCACCGTGTGCTGCCGCCGCCGGCCGACGCGCCCTCCGAGGAGCTGATGTCGCTGGTGTACTTCTACGAGTGCACGCCCGGGACGACGATCCACGGCATCGAGTCGCACGCGTACCTGCGCGCCCAGCTCGACGCCATCGCCGCCGACTGA
- a CDS encoding ABC transporter substrate-binding protein, which produces MPDPFTRRLRRRVRTPRQKLVASLATAAVVLGLGGYGFARLTQPENRSCAQGVARPADSDECVGVNGTGHDFGFADLKDIAETIRAENATLKDGEYVTVAVLLPLTSTDAGMRIKVLHEVQGAYAYQRRANQESNGRRPTIRLVLANTGQGNAHWRTTVDQLVAMADGPERLRAVSGIATSSTEMREAVTALTRAKVAVVGTTITADDIANGPGRKPYPGLARVSPTNGDEAKALAHFGRVDAAKALLVQDTRSGDHYVDTLKAAFAASLKNAPLEPQEFTSAADPTQEGTTANTFTNITHLICDTRAETVFFAGRHTQLRQFINALGDRGCVDRAFTVLTGDEGSYLGADAKLDRKALKGRLTVRYASLAHPDAWKPAPGRKVPATGGSEQAYADFVQDIAKAAPKDRPVALADGQAIIAYDAMATAVHAIRQATPEGAAHPSKEDVGTQWPQVKGSLRVEGASGWICLDNYGNPYNKAVPIVELTQDGAQRFVQMAWPEGHPPTDTCLPPKRG; this is translated from the coding sequence ATGCCCGACCCCTTCACCCGCCGGCTGCGCCGGCGCGTCCGCACCCCCCGCCAGAAGCTCGTGGCCTCCCTGGCCACCGCCGCCGTCGTCCTCGGCCTCGGCGGTTACGGCTTCGCCCGGCTCACCCAGCCGGAAAACCGTTCCTGCGCACAGGGGGTGGCCCGCCCCGCCGACAGCGACGAATGCGTCGGCGTCAACGGCACCGGCCACGACTTCGGCTTCGCCGACCTCAAGGACATCGCCGAGACCATCCGCGCCGAGAACGCCACGCTGAAGGACGGCGAGTACGTCACCGTCGCCGTCCTCCTCCCCCTGACCTCCACCGACGCCGGCATGCGGATCAAGGTCCTGCACGAGGTCCAGGGCGCGTACGCCTACCAGCGCCGGGCCAACCAGGAATCCAACGGCCGGCGGCCCACGATCCGCCTCGTCCTCGCCAACACCGGCCAGGGCAACGCCCACTGGCGCACCACCGTCGACCAGCTCGTCGCCATGGCCGACGGCCCCGAACGGCTGCGGGCCGTCTCCGGCATCGCCACCTCCTCCACCGAGATGCGCGAGGCCGTCACCGCCCTCACCCGGGCCAAGGTCGCCGTCGTCGGCACCACCATCACCGCCGACGACATCGCCAACGGCCCCGGCCGCAAGCCCTACCCCGGCCTCGCCCGCGTCTCCCCCACCAACGGCGACGAGGCCAAGGCGCTCGCCCACTTCGGCCGCGTCGACGCCGCGAAGGCGCTCCTCGTCCAGGACACCCGCAGCGGCGACCACTACGTCGACACCCTCAAGGCCGCCTTCGCCGCGTCCCTCAAGAACGCGCCCCTGGAACCGCAGGAGTTCACCTCCGCCGCCGACCCCACCCAGGAGGGCACGACGGCCAACACCTTCACCAACATCACCCACCTGATCTGCGACACCCGCGCCGAGACCGTCTTCTTCGCGGGGCGTCACACCCAGCTGCGCCAGTTCATCAACGCGCTCGGCGACCGCGGCTGCGTCGACCGCGCCTTCACCGTCCTGACCGGCGACGAGGGCTCGTACCTGGGCGCGGACGCGAAGCTCGACCGGAAGGCCCTCAAGGGCCGGCTGACCGTGCGGTACGCGTCCCTCGCCCACCCCGACGCCTGGAAGCCGGCGCCCGGGCGAAAGGTTCCGGCGACGGGCGGCTCCGAGCAGGCGTACGCCGACTTCGTGCAGGACATCGCCAAGGCCGCCCCGAAGGACCGGCCGGTGGCGCTCGCGGACGGCCAGGCGATCATCGCGTACGACGCGATGGCGACGGCGGTCCACGCGATCCGCCAGGCCACCCCGGAGGGCGCCGCCCACCCGTCGAAGGAGGACGTCGGCACGCAGTGGCCGCAGGTCAAGGGTTCACTGCGGGTGGAGGGCGCGAGCGGCTGGATCTGCCTGGACAACTACGGAAACCCGTACAACAAGGCGGTCCCGATCGTGGAACTGACCCAGGACGGCGCCCAGCGCTTCGTCCAGATGGCCTGGCCGGAGGGACACCCCCCGACGGACACCTGCCTGCCGCCGAAGCGGGGGTGA
- a CDS encoding SRPBCC domain-containing protein: MSEIPRGRSETHDGDAHLLRFVVDLPHPVPVVWAAVASPEGLPSWLCEADPLEPRLGGKVTLRWLNSDTEVSGQVTAWDPDVVAEYTVGPSHGRIRFHLEPGSDGDGSTVLRFTNEFTGSTEYRLDCLAGWHEHFERLVAALDGHPTDWRDWSPERWQHLRDLYERDEAAWPKWEP, encoded by the coding sequence ATGAGCGAGATCCCCCGGGGCAGGAGCGAGACCCACGACGGCGACGCGCACCTGCTGCGGTTCGTGGTGGACCTTCCGCATCCGGTACCGGTGGTCTGGGCGGCCGTCGCCTCGCCCGAGGGCCTGCCGAGCTGGCTCTGCGAGGCGGATCCGCTGGAGCCGCGGCTGGGCGGGAAGGTCACTCTCCGCTGGCTCAACAGCGACACGGAGGTCTCCGGGCAGGTGACTGCCTGGGACCCCGACGTGGTGGCCGAGTACACGGTCGGCCCTTCGCACGGGCGGATCCGGTTCCATCTGGAGCCGGGGTCCGACGGCGACGGGTCGACCGTGCTGCGTTTCACGAACGAGTTCACCGGGTCGACGGAGTACCGGCTGGACTGCCTCGCCGGATGGCACGAGCACTTCGAGCGCCTCGTCGCGGCGCTGGACGGTCACCCCACGGACTGGCGTGACTGGTCGCCCGAGCGGTGGCAGCACCTGCGGGACCTGTACGAGCGCGACGAGGCGGCCTGGCCCAAGTGGGAGCCGTGA
- the ccsB gene encoding c-type cytochrome biogenesis protein CcsB, protein MILAATTNESLARMSDLLIYSSMAVYTLAFFAHIAEWVFGSRSKVGRTAAALTQQASAAPAAAVTVQVKKAGGTAVLDKPKVVTRSSAGTRDVPDGPGAAGGTVKGDLYGRIAISLTVLAFAIEAAGVVSRALSVQRAPWGNMYEFSTTFSTVAVGAYLGFLLAKKNVRWIGLPLVTTVLLDLGMAVTWLKTPSDQLVPALDSYWLWIHVSTAIFCGAVFYIGAVATLLYLFRDSYENKLATGGNPGSFARSVLERLPAAASLDKFAYRVNAAVFPLWTFTIIAGAIWAGDAWGRYWGWDAKEVWSFITWVGYAAYLHARATAGWKGRKAAYIALIAFGCFLFNYYGVNIFVSSKHSYAGV, encoded by the coding sequence GTGATCCTCGCCGCCACGACCAACGAGAGCCTGGCGCGGATGAGCGACCTGCTCATCTACTCCTCGATGGCCGTCTACACCCTGGCTTTCTTCGCCCACATCGCCGAGTGGGTGTTCGGCAGCCGCAGCAAGGTCGGCCGCACCGCCGCCGCCCTCACGCAGCAGGCCTCCGCCGCCCCGGCCGCCGCCGTGACCGTGCAGGTCAAGAAGGCCGGCGGCACCGCCGTCCTCGACAAGCCGAAGGTCGTCACGCGCTCCTCGGCCGGCACCCGTGACGTGCCGGACGGTCCCGGCGCGGCCGGCGGCACGGTCAAGGGCGATCTGTACGGCCGTATCGCCATCTCGCTCACCGTCCTCGCCTTCGCGATCGAGGCGGCGGGCGTGGTCTCGCGGGCGCTGTCCGTGCAGCGGGCCCCCTGGGGCAACATGTACGAGTTCTCCACCACCTTCTCGACGGTGGCGGTCGGCGCGTACCTCGGCTTCCTCCTCGCGAAGAAGAACGTCCGCTGGATCGGCCTTCCCCTGGTCACCACCGTCCTGCTCGACCTGGGCATGGCGGTCACCTGGCTGAAGACCCCCAGCGACCAGCTGGTCCCGGCGCTCGACTCGTACTGGCTGTGGATCCACGTCTCCACCGCGATCTTCTGCGGCGCGGTGTTCTACATCGGCGCGGTCGCGACCCTGCTGTACCTCTTCCGCGACTCGTACGAGAACAAGCTCGCGACCGGCGGCAACCCGGGCTCCTTCGCCCGCTCCGTCCTGGAGCGGCTGCCCGCCGCGGCCTCGCTCGACAAGTTCGCCTACCGGGTCAACGCGGCCGTCTTCCCGCTCTGGACCTTCACGATCATCGCCGGCGCGATCTGGGCCGGCGACGCGTGGGGCCGCTACTGGGGCTGGGACGCCAAGGAGGTCTGGTCCTTCATCACCTGGGTCGGTTACGCGGCGTACCTGCACGCGCGCGCGACGGCCGGGTGGAAGGGGCGGAAGGCCGCGTACATCGCGCTCATCGCCTTCGGCTGCTTCCTCTTCAACTACTACGGCGTCAACATCTTCGTCAGCAGCAAGCACTCGTACGCGGGCGTCTGA
- a CDS encoding cytochrome c biogenesis protein ResB, which produces MSKTDTTEQQESLGSAGAQLSTAPQEDTAVGGPTLGVIGWIRWFWRQLTSMRVALILLFMLSLGAVPGSLIPQTSADELKVQTFKDAHRTLTPLYEKLQFFDVYSSVWFSAIYILLFVSLIGCILPRSWQFVGQLRSRPPGAPRRLDRLPAYTTWRTEAEPEQVREAALAVLKGRRFRAHTAGNAVAAEKGYLRETGNLAFHVALIVMLVAFAWGQLFKSEGGKLIVEGDGFSNTLTQYDDFKSGSQFGTDELEPFSFKLESFNGTYERNGPQRGTPRTFEAAVSYSQGGADKKAVIKVNEPLKVGDSKVYLIAHGYAPVVTVKDGRGKTVFHGAVPLLPIDNNITSTGAIKVMDGYRDKNGDKEQLGFQAFFVPTFAGAGKGTMFSQFPALDFPVMALTGFHGDLRVNSGLPQNVYQLDSSKMKQFDVTGGTGKANRLLPGETMTLPDGAGSITFEKDIKEWASFQISQQPGNGLALTGAIAAIAGLTGSLFIQRRRVWVRAVRGEDGVTVVEMAGLGRSESAKLPEELGDLALALTAQAPPTASVPEPAEEPAEDPAPSGEADK; this is translated from the coding sequence ATGAGCAAGACCGATACGACGGAGCAGCAGGAGAGCCTCGGCAGCGCCGGCGCGCAGCTGTCGACGGCCCCCCAGGAGGACACCGCCGTCGGCGGTCCCACCCTCGGGGTCATCGGCTGGATCCGCTGGTTCTGGCGGCAGCTGACCTCCATGCGGGTCGCGCTGATCCTGCTGTTCATGCTCTCCCTGGGCGCCGTACCGGGCTCCCTCATCCCGCAGACCAGCGCGGACGAGCTGAAGGTGCAGACCTTCAAGGACGCCCACCGGACGCTCACCCCGCTGTACGAGAAGCTGCAGTTCTTCGACGTCTACAGCTCGGTGTGGTTCTCCGCGATCTACATCCTGCTGTTCGTCTCCCTCATCGGCTGCATCCTGCCCCGCAGCTGGCAGTTCGTCGGCCAGCTCCGCAGCCGCCCGCCGGGCGCCCCGCGGCGCCTCGACCGGCTCCCCGCGTACACCACCTGGCGCACCGAGGCCGAGCCCGAGCAGGTCCGCGAGGCCGCGCTCGCCGTCCTCAAGGGCCGCCGCTTCCGCGCCCACACGGCAGGCAACGCGGTCGCCGCCGAGAAGGGCTACCTCCGCGAGACCGGGAACCTGGCCTTCCACGTCGCCCTGATCGTGATGCTCGTCGCCTTCGCCTGGGGCCAGCTCTTCAAGTCCGAGGGCGGCAAGCTGATCGTCGAGGGCGACGGCTTCTCCAACACGCTCACCCAGTACGACGACTTCAAGTCCGGCTCCCAGTTCGGCACCGACGAGCTGGAGCCGTTCAGCTTCAAGCTGGAGTCCTTCAACGGCACGTACGAGAGGAACGGCCCCCAGCGCGGCACCCCGCGCACCTTCGAGGCGGCCGTCAGCTACTCGCAGGGCGGCGCCGACAAGAAGGCGGTCATCAAGGTCAACGAGCCGCTGAAGGTGGGCGACTCCAAGGTCTATCTGATCGCCCACGGGTACGCGCCCGTCGTCACCGTCAAGGACGGCCGCGGCAAGACCGTCTTCCACGGCGCCGTGCCGCTGCTGCCGATCGACAACAACATCACGTCGACCGGCGCGATCAAGGTCATGGACGGCTACCGCGACAAGAACGGCGACAAGGAGCAGCTGGGCTTCCAGGCCTTCTTCGTGCCGACGTTCGCGGGCGCCGGCAAGGGCACGATGTTCTCGCAGTTCCCCGCGCTCGACTTCCCCGTCATGGCGCTCACCGGCTTCCACGGCGACCTGCGCGTGAACTCCGGCCTGCCGCAGAACGTGTACCAGCTCGACTCCTCCAAGATGAAGCAGTTCGACGTCACGGGCGGCACCGGCAAGGCCAACCGGCTCCTGCCCGGTGAGACCATGACGCTGCCCGACGGCGCCGGCTCGATCACCTTCGAGAAGGACATCAAGGAGTGGGCGAGCTTCCAGATCTCGCAGCAGCCCGGCAACGGGCTCGCCCTCACCGGCGCGATCGCCGCGATCGCCGGCCTGACCGGTTCGCTGTTCATCCAGCGGCGCCGGGTCTGGGTCCGGGCCGTGCGCGGTGAGGACGGCGTGACCGTCGTCGAGATGGCCGGGCTCGGCCGGAGCGAGTCCGCCAAGCTGCCCGAGGAGCTGGGCGACCTCGCCCTCGCCCTCACGGCACAGGCCCCGCCGACGGCCTCAGTACCGGAACCCGCGGAAGAACCCGCAGAAGACCCTGCCCCTTCTGGAGAGGCCGACAAGTGA
- a CDS encoding cytochrome c biogenesis CcdA family protein, giving the protein MNETVTSGALLLALPLAVLGGLVSFFSPCVLPLVPGYLSYVTGVTGTDLAESRRGRMTAGAVLFVLGFTAVFVSGGALFGYFGSTLQEYRETLTTVLGVLMILMGVFFMGLMPWFTQREFRFHRKPVAGLVGAPLLGALFGIGWTPCIGPTLASVNALALEQASAGRGAVLAFAYCLGLGVPFVLAAIAFRKALGAFGWVKKHYVWVMRIGGGMMIVTGVLLLTGAWDSMVATMQGWSSGFTVGI; this is encoded by the coding sequence GTGAACGAGACGGTCACCAGCGGAGCCCTGCTGCTCGCCCTGCCCCTCGCGGTGCTCGGCGGCCTCGTCTCCTTCTTCTCGCCGTGCGTGCTCCCGCTCGTCCCCGGCTACCTCTCGTACGTGACGGGGGTCACCGGCACCGACCTCGCCGAGAGCCGCCGCGGCCGGATGACCGCCGGTGCCGTCCTCTTCGTCCTCGGCTTCACCGCCGTGTTCGTCTCCGGCGGCGCGCTCTTCGGCTACTTCGGGTCGACGCTCCAGGAGTACCGCGAGACGCTCACCACGGTCCTCGGCGTGCTCATGATCCTCATGGGCGTCTTCTTCATGGGCCTGATGCCCTGGTTCACCCAGCGGGAGTTCCGCTTCCACAGGAAGCCCGTCGCCGGACTCGTCGGCGCCCCGCTCCTCGGCGCGCTCTTCGGCATCGGCTGGACCCCGTGCATCGGCCCGACCCTCGCCTCCGTCAACGCCCTCGCCCTGGAGCAGGCCAGCGCCGGACGCGGGGCGGTCCTCGCCTTCGCGTACTGCCTCGGTCTCGGCGTACCGTTCGTGCTCGCCGCCATCGCCTTCCGCAAGGCGCTCGGCGCGTTCGGCTGGGTGAAGAAGCACTATGTGTGGGTCATGCGGATCGGCGGCGGCATGATGATCGTCACCGGTGTCCTGCTCCTGACGGGCGCGTGGGACAGCATGGTGGCCACGATGCAGGGCTGGTCCAGCGGTTTCACGGTGGGGATCTGA
- a CDS encoding TlpA family protein disulfide reductase, which produces MSLSRAPRRTRRTLVAVGMLSAAALTLSACGGDDNGKSGGGGQTNFVTNTGGISTVAKGERTAPNDIAGETLEGKRLDVADLKGKVVVLNVWGSWCSPCRAEAKHFAKVAKDLKGQDVEFVGLNTRDPNKQPAIAFEEDYGIPYPSLYDPQGKLILFGFPKGTLNPQAIPSTVVLDKEGKIAARSLMALDEKKLRSMIEPLLKEK; this is translated from the coding sequence ATGAGCCTTAGCCGTGCCCCACGACGCACCCGGCGCACCCTGGTCGCCGTCGGAATGCTGTCCGCCGCCGCCCTCACGCTCTCGGCCTGCGGCGGCGACGACAACGGCAAGTCCGGCGGCGGTGGCCAGACCAACTTCGTGACCAACACGGGGGGCATCTCCACCGTCGCCAAGGGCGAGCGCACGGCCCCGAACGACATCGCCGGCGAAACCCTCGAAGGGAAGCGGCTCGACGTCGCCGACCTCAAGGGCAAGGTCGTCGTCCTCAACGTCTGGGGCTCCTGGTGCAGCCCCTGCCGCGCCGAGGCCAAGCACTTCGCGAAGGTCGCCAAGGACCTCAAGGGGCAGGACGTCGAGTTCGTCGGCCTCAACACCCGCGACCCCAACAAGCAGCCCGCGATCGCCTTCGAAGAGGACTACGGGATCCCCTACCCGAGCCTCTACGACCCGCAGGGCAAGCTCATCCTCTTCGGCTTCCCCAAGGGCACGCTGAACCCGCAGGCGATCCCCTCCACCGTCGTCCTCGACAAGGAGGGCAAGATCGCCGCCCGCTCCCTCATGGCGCTCGACGAGAAGAAGCTCCGGTCGATGATCGAGCCTCTCCTCAAGGAGAAGTGA